One Candidatus Gastranaerophilales bacterium genomic region harbors:
- a CDS encoding glucosaminidase domain-containing protein — protein sequence EKDKLLDTMAKEHPEIKDKLNKVEEKTKEIKEETDKNIKELETTRDTKTDGLNGEIQTLKTELAQAEQKEKTDKVIGDNSTTDGKLSEKLNSVLKGVLEGKADLIQKVAEENGVEPALLASIICNETGYGTSSAIKNKNNPGGLMDPSTGCSTLQEFSSLEDGLNAMASNLKKNYIDQGLTTPETIGPKYCPVGAANDPTGLNSNWIPGVKKLYNEFLG from the coding sequence TGAAAAAGACAAATTGCTTGATACAATGGCAAAAGAGCACCCTGAAATAAAGGATAAATTAAACAAAGTAGAAGAAAAAACAAAAGAAATAAAAGAAGAAACCGACAAGAATATCAAAGAACTTGAAACAACAAGAGATACAAAAACCGATGGACTGAACGGTGAAATCCAAACTCTTAAAACAGAGCTTGCTCAAGCTGAACAAAAAGAAAAGACGGATAAAGTTATCGGTGATAATTCAACAACAGACGGCAAATTGTCTGAAAAATTAAACTCTGTTCTCAAAGGTGTTTTAGAAGGAAAAGCTGACCTTATACAAAAAGTGGCTGAAGAAAATGGTGTTGAGCCGGCACTCTTAGCGTCTATAATCTGTAATGAAACCGGTTATGGAACTTCATCAGCAATAAAAAACAAAAATAACCCCGGTGGTTTGATGGATCCATCAACAGGTTGTAGCACTTTACAAGAATTTAGCAGCTTAGAAGACGGCTTGAACGCAATGGCTTCAAATCTAAAGAAGAACTATATTGACCAAGGTTTGACGACTCCAGAAACAATCGGTCCTAAATATTGTCCAGTAGGAGCTGCAAATGACCCCACAGGTTTAAATAGCAATTGGATTCCAGGTGTAAAAAAATTATATAACGAGTTTTTAGGTTGA
- a CDS encoding DUF4127 family protein — translation MKRIALVPIDNRPVCYDLPLQISAINPDIELILPDKKFLGGLTSSANAFAILDWLEKTQNIDAIILSLDTIAYGGLVPSRRSSDSFEAIKCRIELLYKILKNRNCKIYAFSSIMRISNNNFNEEEKDYWASFGKDIFEYSFNLHKMEVTHDKYLNQKCNCISTKIPQDILDDYLMTRNRNFKINKLYLEYAQTGLFDTLVFSKDDCAEFGLNVKEANILKQNILDKKINAFVKTGADEIPLALLSRAISNGKIIKIAPSFLMPISIGKISKYEDISVIESVKSQIELAGGTYSTPNSADLILYVNNFKNEQGELVMDTYEPLNNRGFKPASSKYFVADILNANGADNSFVDSLLENDIDCNNFYGFAAWNTTGNTLGSAICAAITKFTTQNPNLDAFKKLQTIRFLDDWAYQANLRKKIKDKFNTIEKDYIARKMQKYEAKLEKKFGKVANSYQYSFPWNRTFEIEIILT, via the coding sequence ATGAAAAGGATAGCCCTTGTCCCTATTGACAACAGACCTGTTTGCTACGATTTGCCTCTACAAATCTCGGCGATTAATCCTGATATTGAGCTCATTCTACCCGATAAAAAATTTTTAGGAGGCTTGACATCTTCTGCCAACGCCTTCGCAATATTAGATTGGCTTGAAAAAACTCAAAATATTGACGCAATTATATTGTCGCTCGATACAATCGCCTATGGAGGACTCGTTCCCTCAAGAAGAAGCTCTGACTCATTTGAAGCCATAAAATGCAGAATTGAGCTGCTTTATAAAATCTTGAAAAATAGAAATTGCAAAATATACGCATTCTCTTCTATAATGCGAATTTCAAACAACAACTTTAACGAAGAAGAAAAAGATTATTGGGCTAGTTTTGGCAAAGATATATTTGAATACTCATTCAATCTCCACAAAATGGAAGTTACTCATGACAAATATTTGAACCAAAAATGCAACTGCATCTCAACAAAAATCCCTCAAGATATCCTTGATGACTATCTAATGACAAGAAACAGAAACTTTAAAATCAACAAACTCTACCTTGAATACGCTCAAACAGGATTATTTGATACTTTGGTCTTTTCAAAAGACGATTGTGCAGAATTCGGATTAAACGTAAAAGAAGCTAACATCCTGAAACAAAATATTTTAGACAAAAAAATCAATGCCTTTGTCAAAACAGGTGCTGATGAAATACCTCTCGCTTTATTATCTCGGGCAATTAGCAACGGAAAAATTATCAAAATCGCACCTTCATTTTTAATGCCGATTTCTATAGGCAAAATCTCAAAATATGAAGATATTTCTGTCATAGAATCTGTAAAATCACAAATTGAACTCGCAGGAGGGACATATTCAACCCCAAATTCTGCCGATTTAATATTGTATGTTAATAACTTCAAAAATGAGCAGGGTGAGCTTGTGATGGATACCTACGAGCCCCTTAACAACAGAGGTTTTAAGCCTGCTAGCTCTAAATATTTTGTAGCTGACATATTAAACGCAAACGGTGCTGATAATAGTTTTGTCGATTCGCTATTGGAGAATGATATCGATTGCAACAACTTCTACGGCTTTGCCGCTTGGAATACAACCGGCAATACCCTCGGAAGTGCGATTTGTGCCGCAATAACAAAATTCACAACCCAAAATCCAAACCTCGATGCCTTTAAAAAATTACAAACAATTCGATTTTTAGACGACTGGGCTTATCAAGCAAATTTAAGAAAAAAAATCAAAGACAAATTCAACACCATCGAAAAAGACTATATAGCAAGAAAAATGCAAAAATATGAAGCTAAACTCGAAAAAAAATTTGGGAAAGTTGCAAATAGCTATCAATACTCATTCCCATGGAATAGAACTTTTGAAATAGAAATAATACTGACATAA
- a CDS encoding WYL domain-containing protein, translating into MAKNSFSKTNTSEEVNISMTAYRALLVLGFLIESPHTKSEILQILKNDKITSRACSEDTLRVTLNTLKAAGCIISRPTQKNNFNYSLTFHPFGLFFSKEQINCLNTLRRNLTNIEDWQYILDLNNLFNKIALKSHDNTTIEAFKDNEPLSEVNKSILETLNNHSVLGKNVLIEYNSVRNGLEDLYIIPKKVFYENLKLYVECYCEKYQKFAYLRLDKIKQIKGIGIKPGAYVQKSYLAKYTIKGDSVLTFEKKTK; encoded by the coding sequence ATGGCTAAAAACAGTTTTTCAAAAACAAATACTTCTGAAGAAGTCAATATCAGTATGACCGCATATAGGGCTTTGCTTGTGCTGGGATTTTTGATTGAAAGTCCTCATACAAAAAGTGAAATTCTACAAATTCTTAAAAATGATAAAATCACTTCTCGTGCTTGTTCAGAAGATACCCTGCGTGTAACTTTAAATACTTTAAAAGCAGCAGGATGCATCATCTCTCGTCCTACTCAAAAAAACAATTTCAATTATTCTTTAACATTTCACCCTTTCGGTTTGTTTTTCTCTAAAGAACAAATTAATTGCCTTAATACATTAAGAAGAAATCTTACAAATATTGAGGATTGGCAATACATACTTGATCTCAATAATCTTTTTAACAAAATCGCATTAAAATCTCACGACAACACTACAATTGAAGCATTTAAAGATAATGAACCGCTTTCTGAGGTTAATAAATCAATTTTGGAAACATTAAACAATCATTCTGTCCTAGGCAAAAATGTTTTGATAGAATATAATTCTGTACGAAACGGGCTTGAAGATTTATATATAATACCCAAAAAAGTCTTTTATGAAAATTTAAAATTATATGTCGAATGTTACTGCGAAAAATATCAAAAATTTGCATATTTAAGACTGGACAAAATCAAACAAATTAAAGGTATAGGCATCAAACCCGGTGCTTACGTACAAAAAAGCTATTTGGCAAAATACACAATCAAAGGCGATTCTGTTCTTACTTTCGAAAAAAAAACCAAATGA
- a CDS encoding ACT domain-containing protein has product MDNEKIIVTLSGCDRIGIVAELTAALAKYSVNIEDIKQTIMQDYFVMFLLGDISKSEYSFKDIKQGLLDVGEKLGMELWVQKKQIFDNMHTI; this is encoded by the coding sequence ATGGATAACGAAAAGATTATAGTGACGCTTTCAGGCTGCGACAGAATTGGTATTGTTGCTGAGCTTACGGCGGCGTTAGCAAAATACAGTGTTAATATTGAGGATATAAAGCAAACTATTATGCAGGATTATTTTGTGATGTTTTTGCTGGGTGATATCAGTAAGTCTGAATATTCATTTAAAGATATAAAGCAAGGGCTTCTTGATGTTGGAGAAAAGCTCGGAATGGAGCTTTGGGTTCAAAAGAAACAAATATTTGATAATATGCACACAATTTAG
- a CDS encoding PFL family protein, whose translation MSFISSDSILETINMIKVHNLDIRTVTLALSLRDCASEDVKVTGEKIYNKILRYAKNLRVYAEEIENEYSIPIVNKRIAVTPISLVGESCKNPDYVYLAKVLDKAAEEVGVDFIGGFGALVEKGCTKGDLMLIDSIPEALTQTNKICSSINVASSKAGINMNAVLKMAEIVKKTADLTANADGLGAAKLVCFCNAPSDNPFMAGAFHGIGEPECALNVGVSGPGVVRAAVEALPKDADLSEVANKIKKIAYKITSTGELIGREMAEKLAIPFGVIDLALAPTPAIGDSVAGIFQAMGLEHAGAHGTTAALAMLNDAVKKGGIMASSHVGGLSGAFIPVSEDAGMIEAAKKGVLTFDKLEAMTSVCSVGLDMIAIPGDTPVDTIAGIIADEMAIGMINKKTTAVRVIPVPNKKVGDYAVYGGLLGEAPIMPVNGLSSTGFVRRGGRIPAPIHSLNN comes from the coding sequence ATGAGTTTTATAAGTTCTGATTCGATTTTAGAAACTATTAATATGATAAAGGTGCACAACCTCGACATAAGAACGGTTACTTTGGCGTTGAGCTTGAGAGATTGTGCTAGTGAGGATGTAAAAGTTACCGGTGAAAAAATTTATAATAAAATTTTACGGTATGCAAAAAATCTACGAGTTTATGCAGAAGAAATTGAAAATGAATATTCAATTCCAATTGTAAATAAAAGGATTGCGGTTACTCCTATTTCTTTGGTCGGAGAATCTTGCAAAAATCCTGATTATGTATATCTCGCAAAAGTTTTGGATAAAGCAGCAGAAGAAGTCGGCGTTGATTTTATTGGCGGATTTGGTGCTTTGGTTGAAAAAGGCTGCACAAAAGGTGACTTGATGCTGATAGATTCAATTCCTGAAGCTTTGACCCAAACAAATAAAATCTGTTCTTCAATAAATGTTGCTTCATCAAAGGCCGGTATTAATATGAATGCTGTTTTGAAAATGGCTGAAATTGTTAAAAAAACAGCTGACTTGACTGCAAATGCCGATGGATTGGGAGCTGCAAAACTTGTTTGTTTTTGTAATGCACCGAGTGACAATCCTTTTATGGCTGGTGCTTTTCACGGGATAGGTGAACCCGAGTGTGCTTTAAATGTCGGAGTTTCAGGACCTGGTGTGGTTAGAGCTGCAGTTGAGGCACTTCCAAAGGATGCGGATTTGAGTGAAGTCGCTAACAAAATTAAAAAAATTGCATATAAAATCACCTCAACAGGCGAACTTATCGGGCGTGAAATGGCTGAAAAATTGGCTATTCCTTTTGGTGTTATTGATTTAGCCCTCGCTCCTACTCCTGCTATCGGGGATAGTGTTGCAGGGATTTTTCAAGCTATGGGGCTTGAACATGCAGGTGCCCATGGTACTACTGCCGCTCTTGCGATGCTCAATGATGCCGTAAAAAAAGGTGGAATTATGGCAAGTTCACATGTCGGCGGACTATCCGGTGCTTTTATTCCGGTTTCTGAAGATGCAGGCATGATTGAAGCTGCGAAAAAAGGTGTTTTGACTTTCGATAAACTGGAAGCTATGACCTCAGTTTGCTCTGTTGGGCTTGATATGATTGCAATCCCGGGGGATACTCCTGTCGATACTATTGCGGGGATAATCGCTGACGAAATGGCAATCGGTATGATAAATAAAAAAACCACTGCTGTTAGAGTAATCCCTGTTCCTAATAAAAAAGTCGGTGATTATGCTGTTTACGGCGGATTATTGGGAGAAGCACCGATAATGCCTGTAAACGGGCTTTCTTCAACAGGATTTGTAAGAAGAGGTGGCAGAATTCCTGCTCCGATTCATAGTTTAAATAATTAG
- a CDS encoding dCMP deaminase family protein, with protein sequence MVKPWNDYFLEIAKTCASRSNCLRAQVGAVIVGDDKKIKATGYNGTPSKVISCAEIGKCYRIENNIPSGTRYETCRSIHAEQNAIIQAGQDRCKDATMYIYGHNFICILCKRFIVQSGIKGVYLKKNDNSDVSFVSVEDIKKELSDVSIPVS encoded by the coding sequence ATGGTAAAACCTTGGAATGATTACTTTTTAGAAATAGCAAAAACATGTGCTTCCCGTTCAAATTGTTTAAGAGCTCAAGTTGGGGCTGTAATTGTCGGTGATGACAAAAAAATCAAAGCAACAGGTTATAACGGCACCCCTTCAAAAGTTATTTCTTGTGCAGAAATCGGCAAGTGCTATAGGATTGAAAACAATATTCCGTCAGGAACAAGATACGAAACTTGCAGAAGTATTCACGCAGAGCAAAATGCTATAATCCAAGCAGGGCAAGACCGTTGCAAGGACGCTACGATGTATATATACGGTCACAATTTTATTTGTATTTTGTGCAAAAGATTTATTGTTCAATCAGGTATCAAAGGCGTTTACCTCAAAAAAAATGACAATTCTGATGTGTCTTTCGTATCAGTTGAAGATATAAAAAAAGAGCTTTCAGACGTTAGTATTCCTGTTTCTTAG
- a CDS encoding YbaK/EbsC family protein, protein MSIEKVRDYFKKFNVEDKILEFNESSATVELAAHALNCEPARIAKTLSFKIDEKPILIVTAGDTKIDNPKYKSFFGTKAKMLHFEEVENLIGHGIGGVCPFAIKDGVDVYLDISMKRFNTIFPACGSSNSAIELTMDELEKYSNSKSWIDICKGWS, encoded by the coding sequence ATGTCAATTGAAAAAGTAAGAGATTATTTTAAAAAATTCAATGTTGAAGATAAAATTTTAGAATTCAACGAATCCAGTGCCACAGTAGAGCTTGCAGCCCACGCTTTAAACTGTGAACCAGCTAGAATTGCTAAAACATTATCTTTCAAAATAGACGAAAAACCGATTTTGATAGTCACTGCAGGTGACACAAAAATAGATAATCCAAAATACAAATCTTTTTTTGGCACAAAAGCCAAAATGCTCCATTTTGAAGAAGTGGAAAACCTTATAGGACACGGGATTGGTGGAGTTTGCCCGTTTGCAATAAAAGATGGCGTTGACGTGTATCTTGATATTTCAATGAAACGTTTTAATACAATTTTTCCCGCCTGCGGAAGCAGTAACAGTGCAATCGAGTTGACAATGGACGAACTTGAAAAATATTCAAATTCAAAATCGTGGATTGACATCTGCAAAGGTTGGAGCTAG